The Setaria viridis chromosome 6, Setaria_viridis_v4.0, whole genome shotgun sequence genome includes the window TTTCAGCAAGGTTGATTTTACAATACAGCCAACTGAAAACAAAATTGTTCCATGCAAGTAAAATGAAGTGATCTGTTAAGGGTTCTCAAGAGTTGCTGGTTACCTCGGTAACATTACTGCAAGCATAAAGCATGGAACCAAGAATGACAAGCAAATCACCCTTGAGAGGGTTAGGTCCTTCTGCGAGGCATTTCAGAACGTAATAGATGTTATGCTCTTGAATTTTAAGGACAAAAATCGAACAATTTTACTATGTCCAGGACAGAGTTCATGAAACTATTTGCTGAAAGAAAATGTATATATTGTTATATTGAATGGGACTCAAAATAGCTTGGGAGAAGCATATTCTTACTAGCTCGGTCAGAGGCATGGACATCTGAAAATACAACCAGTATAAGGCCAGCCACACAAACTCCCACGCCAAAGAACTTCCTGAGCCCGTACTTGGTCTTGAGAAATATCCAAGTAAGAACAATGACACATGGAATCGACCAGCAGTCCAGCAGCATCACGCTTGTCAAAGATGTGTACTGGTATGACTTCACAACTGCaggaacaaacaaaaaaaaacaattcaaaTGATAGAACCAACAGAAACGGCAACGTCTTAATTTTTGCCATGTACCTACATACCGATATAATTAGCTTCCACGTCGATTATTCCAAGGATCAAATAATAGTACCATTTTAtctgcacaaaaaaaaaacaaaggtttCGAAAAAGGGTAGAATTCAGCTAAAAGGAATGAGTAGAATTTTGACATTATGTACTTTGTGCCCACCAGAAGAAAACAGCCTAACCAAGCTCTACCTAAATAAAAACAGAATTGTAACTTTTTCATGAACCAGCAGCATGGGTTTGTGTTGTGCCAATTTCATTTAACTATTGAGTGTTTGGTGACAGCTCCTAATAAGGGGGAAACAGAATCAGAATAGGCATCAGTCCTGCTGTGCTCGTGTCCTGCGCCGTAGATGATAAAGAGGCATGCAGGCAGCGATAAGATAGGATATGTCAAACCCTGTAGGCGGCAAGCTTCAACGGTGCAGGGAGGAGGACAGCAATCCAAACAATGCCACCAACTGGTCAAAATAAAAGGCTGGCCATGTGCTGGAGAAGCCAGCCGCAAATGGCCAAGAACAGGAATCTACAGGTCGACATTTTATTTTCCGTGCATGAATGAACTTTCTGACCTGACAGTTCATTTTCTGACGTAAAGGATGCAAGAAGCATACCGTGAGTGGCTGCCTGCGGTAGAGGAGGACGCTGCCGTAGACGAGGGCGAGGAGGATGTAGTTCAGGAGCGACTGCGATGTTGGCGCGTTGACACCTGAAATTAAGTTAAATATGTTGCAGAGCCTGTCAGCCAACTAGGAAGTATCTTGAGAACCACTCTGAAAAAGATTGAAATGCATCCGAACTGAAGCAAAAACTGAACTTTTTACCCTAATGATTCTTGAAGAGTAGTAGGGATCAAATTAAAAACAGATCAGCAGAGAAGAGCACATCAGATGCTGCGTGAGTACTGGAAAGGCAAGCCTGATGTTGTTAAATCCAAAGGCCACAAAAATCGGTATTCTCTGTCGAGCAAAAGCGGCGCGAGTCAAGAACGCACGCAAGGCGGCAAATGATGCCGTGCTCGATCGCCGCACCGCAGGAAGAGTCAAAACTCAAAAAAGCGCGATAAAAAATCCAAACTTTTTTTCAAGCAAACCAATCTAGTGCGGTACGGAGGGTACGCACCTCGGCGGGCGAGCTCGGAGGAGGCGAAGCCGGTGGAGGTGATGAGCAGCGAGACGAACTGCCCCAGCGCCAGGCCCACCAGcacccaccgcgcgccgccgccgcaccggccacctgtgccggcgccgccctcatccgcaggcggcggcgccattgatCACTTGATGATCAGCAGCTCGCCCTTGCTATACCCCGCGCGCGCCTTCTctgtcccgcgccgccgcccctgcaacCGCGCGCAGCTTCACTCCGCGTGGTGCGCGTGCGGCTGTGGGAGGCGAACAAGCTGCCAAGCCTAACAGCCAGCCAGCCGGGGCCCGGGGGGCGCGCTTGCGAACAAGAGGAGGGGCAGGGGATGGTGAGGCGACATGCGgttggcgcggcgcggggcatCTTTATTAAACGCATCCATATCGGAGGGTTGGTGACAGAGCTTGACGCTTCCACGTCTCGGAGACTAGGGTATCCCTGTCCCGGCATTTTTGCCCATTTAGCAATTTGTTATGATTTCAGGtaatttgacaaaaaaaaaagttcgaaCAATGATTTGACAAATTTGGTATAATCTTCCATTTTAAaactttgaccaccaatatTTTTACAATATTTAGTTCGTTATTAAAAACCATTTGTGGACATACTTTTTTATGAGATATAGAGCATGTTTGGTTGGGTATttaagggcgtgtttggttcCGCTGGCTCGCGGTGCTCGTCTTTTTCGTACGAAAATCAGAGCAGATCACTGTGTTTGGTTCCGTATCGCTTCGGGTCCTGAAGCGGCTGAGCTGAATCAGCTCTCCGCGAGACTCGTTTGGCAAAGCAAGGCAGGCAGGTTGAATGCACAACCAAATATGCCCTAAGTTCCCAACGCAAGATGCACTTGTTTGGTTGACTGACCTGAATCCTTATGCTTGAAGGTGTTCGTTGGTAAAATATCAGCCGTCAAAAATTACTCAAACATGGGTGTATTCTCCTTTTTGTTCACTGTGCGTTCAACTTCACGCAGACCGTACCTTTTCCGGTCGGGAAGAAAGACCAAACCCAGTAGCTTTTCCTCTAGTGAAAACGAACGGATGGTGTAGTCTTGCACTCTTGCTTTCATGACTGGGATTGGAGGGTTGAGACTCTGAGGCAGACGTGTGGCAAGATGCTCCTTTTTGAGACTTTGACCCTGCAAATATTGCTTTAGTAGCATAGCTTTCTCAAGGCCAAAAGTCACTCGATCATGCCCCACCGCCACAAAGCTAAGATCATCCTCCACAAACGACGTGTCTCCGTGCTTTTTAGACTGAAAAAAAGTTGAAGAAGCATTGTGTATAATAGTTGCACTTTCCTCTGTTATGTCATGCTCAGAAGTCAGCAGCTTCTTCCACACTGACAGAAAAGCGCGCACTCTCTGCTCCAACACAAGCTCATCTCCTTCTTCCACAGGTCGTCGGGTTTGTCATGGAGTTTTTCCTTCACCAAGAACGTCTGAACGTGTATGGCAGTAGTCCCTACTCACACTCACAAGCACATGGATGGAAGGAACCACAGAGCTGGAGACTTGGAGCATGGATCGATGCACTCCAAGGCCACAAAATTCTGATCGGATTCAAGCCATGACGTCACAGGGAGGACAGTTGCAGTTTCAGACAGCGACCAACGCGCCAATTGTTTTTTTCCCCCCTAATTCTACTGCTGCTTCTTGTGAATCTCCTAGACTGGAACTTTGGATGATGGCGACTTGGCGAGGCCCTGCACTGACTGCGCTGGCGAATTTTTGCAGATATTTTTTTGGAGATGGCTTGTTTGGACCCCTGTGAACGTGAGCCTGCTGGAGGAGCACCCGGAGGACGAGCGGTGCAGGGCCATGGCGGACGTCTGGGCGCGCTGCACGGGCACCAGGGGTGTCCTGGACACCTGGTGAACACGTTCGGGCCGCCTGGCGTGGCTCGACGCGcggccggaggccggagcgcaGCGTCGTCTTCTCTGTTTCGGGAGCAGGGGCGCGCACCCGGCGCGGAGTAGCTCAAGGAGATCGCCGCGGGCTTGGACAAGTCTGGGCGCCGGTTCCTCTCATCCTCTGGGCCAtccgcacgccgccggccggcaccgGTGACCATGACCTCGACGCGCTGCTGCCGGAGGTGTTCCTGCACCCACAGCAGACCAAGGACCGTGACCTCGTCGTCGTGAGAATTTGAGATCATGGGCGCCGCGGGCAGCGGACATCCTCCAGCACCCGTCGTCCGCCGCGTTCGTGACGCgctgcgggtggaactccgcgCTCGAGGCCATCACTGAGGGCGTCCCTATGCTGTGCTAGCCGCTGCGCGCAGAGCAGCTGATGAACTCATGAACAAAGTGTTCCTGATGGCGGCGCGGGGCATGCGCGTcggggaggagatggaggagtgCACGCAGGAGCACGACGGGtctcggcggcgccgaggaggtggaggcgaagGTGTGGCTCGCCATTATTGACTCCGAGGAGGGGAAGCAGCtcggggcgcgcgcgggcggacggggcctcgtcgccggcggcgttcgCTCGGTTGGTTCCTCCTGTCTGACGGACAGCGGGCCGGAAAAGGGCACTCCGCCGCCCAGCCCAAACGGCGAGAAATCATTTCGTCTGCCTGCCCTGACCCCCATCTCAGTCACAGCCACCACcctcctctgctctgctcaTTCCTTCTTGCCTCAGACGAAGCCAGCCagtctgcaggctgcagccttGGTCGATGGTGGGATTTCGATTCATTGCTCAGGGCGCCATGGGGTGTGTTGCTGTTCGTTCCTGCTGAAAATGTGTGCCTTGGCATTCGGTtggtttttgttgttgttgttgggggTTCTTAAGCTTGCAATTGAGGAGATGATTGGAGTCCTCGTTTTCCCCCCTTCTTTGCGTGACTAGATGTTCCAGTTGATGCCAGTGTTTTAGTCAATTTCTAGTAGGTTAGGTACTAGTTGGCAGTAGAACTCATGAAACTCAATGGTTATTACATGTTACATCATTGTGCTTGCtttctttaagaaaaaaaatgtaggaaCAGAGaaggaagaacaagaaggagCAGGGGGCAGGTTCGATGGATCATCATGCGCTGGTGGTTTTTGCTGCACTCACTTTGACACGCCGTGTATTGAAAACGAAAATGGATTTAAAAGCAGTCCTGATACAACAAGTGGTATGTCGTCTGTTCATGGTGTGTTCCTTACTTCATCATCTCCAGCAGATTATAATGCAAATTTTGAGCCTTTACATGTTGAACTTAACACTCAGGCAGGGCCTAATGTATACGTTTGGCTGCGCCTGTTGTAACCAGCTTGTGAGTTGTCACCCAGCCGTCTCATGTTTTAAACTTAAGCCTTTCAAAGTTCTTGTCTGTCAAAAAAGAATGCGTTAACTCTGTGTCTGCATTGTCCAATCCATACAACATGGTTACATAAACTCTGCTTGGCTAGAGCCCTACTTGTAATACAACCTCAGAAACATGTATTGCTATTCTAAAAAAATACACTATGACGTAGCTTAAGAAGAAAACCAAAAAAGAATATTTCAATCTGAACTTAATCTGTTTAATCAGAAGCATGAGGTACCAGAGAACCTTCTTTAATTTCTTAAGCAATTAATTATAAGCCATCGAATCTTCTCCTCATCAGTAATATTAATATGCTGCTTGCCCAATctggatttcttcttctttttaatagtAATATGCTGCTTGCCATGTCAATGCCCTTCTGAGTTTGAAGGACCGATTAGCTCCTTCAATGTCTGTGTGTCTTCTGAGAGACAGACGAGGCCCATCAagctgccgtcgtcgtcgtcgtcgtgcagAGGAGTGGCGTCGGCGACCACGAAGAACCTCTCCCCTGACTTCTTCTTCACTGGGAAGTTGCCCCTCCAGCATTTCCCCTTGAATATGTTCCTGATGATGCTGTTCAACGCAGGGATGTCATCAGGATGGACGATCAGTCTCGTGATGTCCTGACCAACCGCTTCTGCTGAAGCATAGCCGTACAGATGCTCGGCGTTCCGGTTCCTGCTAGGTGACATAGAAGAGAATCGACCAAACTTTGATCAAGTTCATGTCGAGAATTATCATGTGTGATCGCGAGACGCATCGATCGGTAGCTAGGAAGCTTAATTACCAGTAGAGGATCTTCCCATGGAGGTCGAGGACGTGCACGGCCTGCCCCAGCGACTCCATGGCCATCGAGTGGTGCCGGCGGGACAGCccggctgggcggcggcgcggcgaggagaCGGCGAGCTGCTTTcactgcgcgccgccgcggcgctccgTCTGCAGTTGCTGGTGGAGCTTGGACACCTCCCGCCTGAGCTCCGCCTGGCCCTCCTCCAGCGCCCGTATCTTCTTCATGATCTCTTCCTCGTCCATCGCCGGCGAACGACGAGATCGGTCAGGTCACTCGCTGCTGGAACAAATGGCAAACAAATATAGTGGCATGGCATCCATCAGCGTCGAGAAAACCCAAAGAAGATAGAAGAAGGAAACAGAACCGCCATGGAGCGTATGGAGAATAGGAGATGAGAAAAGATTATAGGAGGCGAAAGGCCAAAAGCTTCGCTCATGCCTGACATAATCCGGACTGGAAGATGGTACGTCATCGTCATGTGCATGGCAGCATGAGATGGGATCATGGGATACGAGCAGAGATCAATTCAGATCCTGCTTGCCGCTTGCCGGCTTGGATCCTTGCATTGCTTGCTGTGTAGCGCGACGAACTGCATGCAAGGAAACTAGCTGGCCTCTCCTCGTCAGGTATGGAGCTCCTTTGTTAAGGTAGCTCGGTTTCATTGTACTTGCGTCGATGCACGAAAATTTAAACAAAGAACTGTGGGACATGCAGTTTGGTCCATGACAAAGAACTATGTGAGTGAGAAATGGACATTCCATAGTGGCACAAGTCCGAAGACAAGTTCTCCCTTACACATCCGTCACCACTGTACTCCCTCATTTTCAAATAATAATTCCTAGCTTTGTTTTAAATAAAACTTATctaattttgaccaaatttatagaaaaatcatTAATATGTATAACATCTAATTAGTTCCATTCAATTCGTCATAAAATATGTTTCAAGGGTACTACATATAGAGTCTTTTTATGTGTATAAGCTACATGATTGCATTGTCATTGCTTTTGAATTTATCCGACAAAACAGTGTTTTATGGGTGCTTTATTTGCACAACTTTGCCACATTGGCTCGTTTATTTCATCACTAGTAAGCGTGCATTGTTTTATTTTATCATATACACGCCCTCTCTTATTTTAATTTGAGtgcaatgattttttttttaaagagtgCAATGGATTTGTTCATTCGGTGCATGGACGTAGAGACTCTCCTGCACATGGTCCTTGCTATTCGATGCATGCACAAGGGCACAACGATATGATGCGCACCACATACTTTTGTTTCCCATGCACGTTCATAGCACATACTGTAGGCGCACCACCTCGTAGAACTTCCAAGCC containing:
- the LOC117861656 gene encoding uncharacterized protein — translated: MAPPPADEGGAGTGGRCGGGARWVLVGLALGQFVSLLITSTGFASSELARRGVNAPTSQSLLNYILLALVYGSVLLYRRQPLTIKWYYYLILGIIDVEANYIVVKSYQYTSLTSVMLLDCWSIPCVIVLTWIFLKTKYGLRKFFGVGVCVAGLILVVFSDVHASDRAKGPNPLKGDLLVILGSMLYACSNVTEEYVIKKSNRVELMAMLGLFGAIVGGIQISILERKELHSVTWNAGAVLPFLGFAVAMFLFYSTVPTVLKICGATMLNLSLLTSDMWAVLIRIFAYHEKVDWIYFVAFACTAAGIIIYSYKDSKEAEETAQVAGASYEQGKEGDEEAGAHNSGEGSGSSVHSKEVPSAAGTSRRLLG